A region of Nocardioides alkalitolerans DNA encodes the following proteins:
- the pdxY gene encoding pyridoxal kinase PdxY, with amino-acid sequence MKILSIQSSVAYGHVGNSAATFPLQRLGHEVWPVVTVHFSNHTGYGAWRGPLLAPSDVADVITGIGEREVTGTDGKPVSVLATADAVLSGYQGAEDVGAVILDAVARVKELNPAAVYCCDPVMGDVGRGMFVRPGIPEYMRDHVVPHADILTPNHFELDFLSDRTTRTEADVLDAVDAVRDRGPRDVLVTSVITDETPAGTLEVLAVSDDGAWAVRTPQLPIAPNGCGDLTSALYLAHLLTTRSPQLALERTTSSVFSVLEATIAAGTREIQLIGAQASIANPPERFQARQLR; translated from the coding sequence GTGAAGATCCTGTCGATCCAGTCGTCGGTCGCCTACGGCCACGTCGGCAACTCCGCCGCCACCTTCCCGCTCCAGCGCCTGGGTCACGAGGTGTGGCCGGTGGTGACGGTGCACTTCTCCAACCACACGGGGTACGGCGCGTGGCGCGGCCCCCTGCTCGCCCCGAGCGACGTCGCGGACGTCATCACCGGCATCGGCGAGCGGGAGGTCACGGGCACCGACGGCAAGCCGGTGAGCGTGCTCGCGACGGCGGACGCGGTGCTCTCGGGCTACCAGGGCGCGGAGGACGTCGGCGCCGTCATCCTCGACGCGGTCGCCCGCGTCAAGGAGCTCAACCCGGCCGCGGTCTACTGCTGCGACCCCGTGATGGGCGACGTCGGCCGCGGGATGTTCGTGCGGCCGGGGATCCCGGAGTACATGCGCGACCACGTCGTGCCCCACGCCGACATCCTCACGCCCAACCACTTCGAGCTCGACTTCCTCAGCGACCGCACCACACGCACCGAGGCCGACGTGCTCGACGCCGTCGACGCCGTCCGCGACCGCGGCCCCCGCGACGTGCTGGTCACCAGCGTCATCACCGACGAGACCCCCGCGGGCACGCTCGAGGTGCTCGCCGTCTCCGACGACGGCGCCTGGGCCGTGCGCACCCCCCAGCTCCCCATCGCCCCCAACGGTTGCGGCGACCTCACCTCGGCGCTCTACCTCGCGCACCTGCTGACGACGCGCTCGCCCCAGCTGGCCCTCGAGCGCACCACGTCGAGCGTCTTCAGCGTGCTGGAGGCGACGATCGCGGCCGGGACGCGCGAGATCCAGCTCATCGGCGCCCAGGCCTCCATCGCCAACCCGCCCGAGCGGTTCCAGGCGCGCCAGCTGCGCTGA
- a CDS encoding MFS transporter — protein MPALPRLPLALYLLALAVFAMGTSEFMLAGLVPPIAVDLGVSVGAAGLLTSAFAVGMVVGAPAMAAFARRWPPRATLLGCVVVFALCHVVAATTPDFAVLLATRVVAAVANAGFLAVALATATRIVPPDRTGRAVAVLLSGTTIAMVVGVPAGSLLGTALGWRSTFWAVALLCVPAALGIVLGVRVGRVVDPDERHTPLGRELAALRAPRLLVVLLLAALANGGTFAAFTFLAPVVTETADLGEAWVSVALVLFGVGSFLGVTAAGRLADQHARTTLLAATPLAVLGWALLALLAAHPVALLGLVLAQGAAAFLVGSVLIARALHAATDAPTMGGSYATAALNLGATVGPALGAVAIAGAGARGPLGVAVALSALALVVLLGARRVVVPRE, from the coding sequence GTGCCTGCCCTGCCCAGACTTCCCCTTGCCCTCTACCTGCTCGCCCTGGCGGTCTTCGCCATGGGTACGTCGGAGTTCATGCTCGCCGGCCTCGTGCCGCCGATCGCTGTGGACCTCGGCGTCTCCGTCGGCGCTGCCGGCCTGCTGACCTCGGCGTTCGCCGTCGGCATGGTCGTCGGGGCCCCCGCCATGGCCGCCTTCGCCCGCCGGTGGCCGCCGCGCGCCACCCTGCTCGGCTGCGTCGTCGTCTTCGCGCTCTGCCACGTGGTCGCCGCGACCACCCCGGACTTCGCCGTGCTGCTCGCGACCCGCGTGGTCGCGGCCGTCGCCAACGCCGGCTTCCTCGCCGTCGCGCTCGCCACCGCGACGCGCATCGTCCCGCCCGACCGCACGGGGCGCGCGGTGGCCGTGCTGCTGTCCGGTACGACGATCGCGATGGTCGTCGGCGTACCCGCCGGTTCCCTCCTCGGTACGGCGCTGGGCTGGCGCTCCACGTTCTGGGCGGTCGCGCTGCTCTGCGTGCCGGCGGCGCTCGGGATCGTGCTCGGCGTGCGGGTCGGTCGTGTGGTCGATCCCGACGAGCGCCACACTCCCCTGGGCCGCGAGCTCGCTGCGCTGCGCGCACCTCGGTTGCTGGTCGTGCTGCTGCTCGCCGCGCTGGCCAACGGCGGCACCTTCGCGGCGTTCACCTTCCTCGCGCCCGTCGTGACGGAGACGGCCGACCTCGGTGAGGCGTGGGTGTCGGTGGCCCTCGTGCTGTTCGGGGTCGGATCGTTCCTCGGGGTCACCGCCGCCGGGCGGCTCGCCGACCAGCACGCCCGGACCACGTTGCTCGCGGCGACGCCGCTCGCGGTGCTCGGCTGGGCGCTGCTGGCCCTGCTCGCGGCACACCCCGTCGCCCTGCTCGGGCTGGTCCTCGCGCAAGGTGCGGCGGCGTTCCTCGTCGGCAGCGTGCTCATCGCGCGGGCGCTGCACGCCGCGACGGACGCGCCCACGATGGGCGGCTCCTACGCGACGGCCGCGCTCAACCTGGGCGCCACCGTGGGTCCGGCACTGGGTGCGGTCGCGATCGCTGGCGCAGGCGCGCGGGGGCCGCTGGGGGTGGCCGTCGCGCTGAGCGCGCTGGCCCTCGTCGTGCTCCTCGGGGCGCGACGCGTCGTCGTACCGCGGGAGTGA
- a CDS encoding pirin family protein — protein sequence MPAVNVPDWTVLPRTVAALPGAEDRAVVSVTTAPQGYEGEGFPVRRAFAGVDARLLDPFIHLDQMGEVEYAPGEPKGTPWHPHRGFETVTYMIDGVMDHQDSHGGGGSITDGDTQWMTAGSGLLHIEAPPEWLVSKGGLFHGLQLWVNLPKASKWLPPHYQDLRSSEVGLGTSPDAGALIRVIAGEVDGIHGPGSTHTPMAMVHATVTPGAEVVLPWRTDFNALVYVMSGNGYVGGERRPIGTGQLAVLGHGETVTVGADRAQESRHEALEVVVLGGQPIREPIAWMGPFVMNTRAEVLQAFEDFNKGRLGTIPAVPHGDVQGEIR from the coding sequence ATGCCTGCTGTGAACGTGCCCGACTGGACCGTCCTCCCCCGTACCGTCGCGGCGCTCCCCGGCGCCGAGGACCGTGCGGTCGTCAGCGTGACCACCGCCCCGCAGGGCTACGAGGGCGAGGGCTTTCCCGTGCGCCGCGCCTTCGCCGGCGTGGACGCCCGCCTGCTCGACCCGTTCATCCACCTCGACCAGATGGGCGAGGTGGAGTACGCGCCGGGCGAGCCCAAGGGCACCCCATGGCACCCGCACCGCGGCTTCGAGACCGTGACCTACATGATCGACGGGGTCATGGACCACCAGGACAGCCACGGCGGTGGCGGGTCCATCACCGACGGCGACACGCAGTGGATGACGGCCGGCTCCGGCCTGCTCCACATCGAGGCCCCGCCGGAGTGGCTCGTCAGCAAGGGCGGCCTCTTCCACGGCCTGCAGCTGTGGGTGAACCTGCCGAAGGCGTCGAAGTGGCTGCCGCCGCACTACCAGGACCTCCGCTCCAGCGAGGTCGGCCTCGGCACCTCCCCCGACGCGGGCGCGCTCATCCGCGTCATCGCCGGCGAGGTCGACGGCATCCACGGTCCGGGCAGCACCCACACCCCGATGGCGATGGTGCACGCGACCGTCACGCCGGGCGCCGAGGTCGTGCTCCCGTGGCGCACGGACTTCAACGCGCTGGTCTACGTGATGTCGGGCAACGGGTACGTCGGCGGTGAGCGCCGTCCGATCGGCACCGGTCAGCTCGCCGTGCTCGGTCACGGCGAGACGGTCACCGTCGGCGCCGACCGCGCGCAGGAGTCGCGCCACGAGGCGCTCGAGGTCGTGGTGCTCGGCGGCCAGCCGATCCGCGAGCCGATCGCCTGGATGGGCCCGTTCGTCATGAACACCCGCGCCGAGGTGCTGCAGGCGTTCGAGGACTTCAACAAGGGCCGGCTCGGCACGATCCCGGCGGTGCCCCACGGCGACGTCCAAGGCGAGATCCGCTGA
- a CDS encoding DUF4032 domain-containing protein yields MALRIVASRPDPALLALPWATPLEEWTEHVVPLPRGLSRHVVRIVQLPSTRGPGPIVAVKETVEQMAFREHRTLRDLQRAGLPAVVPQGVVTGRTTPDGEELPAALLTEHLRFSLPYRSLFARGSGTDYVPSLVDALVVLLARLHLADFYWGDVSLSNVLFRRAAGGFAAYLVDAETGEWRNPLSDNLRAYDVEVGCQNVFAELLDLQAAGSLAADVDIRGVVRMVQERYEALWAELTSTEEFSTDEMWRIERRIDRLNELGFDVEELDIVTDYDGDRVQIQPRVVEAGHHCRELRALTGLNVEDAQARRLLNDIAAFTAHHGLGGADRSLVAHRWLTEVYEPLSAMIPPDSRGKREPAEVFHEVLEHRWYLSEQAGHEVDIFLAARDYVDHVLTRLEEEAVTPDVATETESIEDASRP; encoded by the coding sequence ATGGCACTTCGCATCGTCGCGAGCCGGCCCGACCCGGCGCTCCTCGCCCTGCCTTGGGCGACCCCGCTCGAGGAGTGGACCGAGCACGTGGTCCCGCTCCCCCGCGGCCTGTCGCGCCACGTGGTGCGCATCGTCCAGCTGCCCAGCACGCGCGGGCCGGGGCCGATCGTCGCGGTCAAGGAGACCGTCGAGCAGATGGCGTTCCGGGAGCACCGCACGCTGCGCGACCTGCAGCGCGCGGGGCTCCCCGCCGTCGTACCGCAGGGAGTGGTGACCGGCCGCACCACGCCGGACGGCGAGGAGCTCCCCGCTGCCCTGCTGACGGAGCACCTTCGCTTCTCGCTCCCCTACCGCAGCCTCTTCGCGCGCGGCTCCGGGACGGACTACGTGCCCTCGCTCGTCGACGCGCTCGTCGTGCTGCTGGCCCGGCTGCACCTCGCGGACTTCTACTGGGGCGACGTGTCGCTCTCCAACGTGCTCTTCCGGCGCGCCGCGGGCGGGTTCGCGGCGTACCTCGTCGACGCCGAGACCGGCGAGTGGCGCAATCCCCTGTCGGACAACCTGCGGGCGTACGACGTCGAGGTGGGGTGCCAGAACGTCTTCGCCGAGCTGCTCGACCTGCAGGCCGCCGGGTCGCTCGCCGCCGACGTCGACATCCGCGGGGTCGTGCGGATGGTGCAGGAGCGCTACGAGGCGCTGTGGGCCGAGCTCACCAGCACCGAGGAGTTCTCGACCGACGAGATGTGGCGGATCGAGCGTCGCATCGACCGGCTCAACGAGCTCGGCTTCGACGTCGAGGAGCTCGACATCGTGACGGACTACGACGGCGACCGGGTGCAGATCCAGCCCCGGGTCGTCGAGGCCGGGCACCACTGCCGCGAGCTGCGCGCCCTCACGGGTCTCAACGTCGAGGACGCGCAGGCCCGGCGCCTGCTCAACGACATCGCGGCCTTCACGGCCCACCACGGCCTCGGCGGCGCGGACCGCTCGCTGGTGGCGCACCGGTGGCTGACGGAGGTCTACGAGCCGTTGTCGGCGATGATCCCGCCGGACAGCCGCGGCAAGCGCGAGCCGGCGGAGGTGTTCCACGAGGTGCTGGAGCACCGGTGGTACCTCTCCGAGCAGGCCGGCCACGAGGTCGACATCTTCCTGGCGGCGCGGGACTACGTCGATCACGTGCTCACGCGCCTCGAGGAGGAGGCCGTCACGCCCGACGTCGCCACCGAAACCGAGTCGATCGAGGACGCGTCCCGCCCGTAG
- a CDS encoding class III extradiol ring-cleavage dioxygenase: MSTQSDRMPALYIGHGAPPLLDDPVWSGQLAAWAATMPRPKAVLIVSAHWESAPISLSASGPGVPLVYDFGGFAPHYYQMQYATPDASALAARVAAMMPDGEPVHQHTSRGLDHGAWVPLKIMYPEADIPVLQMSLPTDDPYRLLALGERLRPLRDEGVLVIGSGFLTHGLPFLRDFSIDAKAPGWSVDFDLWAADALSRGDVDELAAYRSKAPGMPYAHPSVEHYTPLFITLGAALKADEPGDQRIDGYWMGLSKRSLQMA; encoded by the coding sequence ATGAGCACGCAGTCCGACCGCATGCCGGCCCTCTACATCGGGCACGGAGCCCCGCCGCTCCTCGACGACCCGGTGTGGTCCGGACAGCTCGCCGCCTGGGCCGCGACCATGCCGCGCCCGAAGGCCGTGCTCATCGTGTCCGCGCACTGGGAGTCGGCGCCGATCAGCCTCTCGGCCTCGGGCCCGGGCGTCCCGCTCGTCTACGACTTCGGCGGGTTCGCGCCGCACTACTACCAGATGCAGTACGCCACCCCCGACGCGTCCGCGCTGGCCGCCCGGGTGGCCGCGATGATGCCGGACGGCGAGCCGGTCCACCAGCACACCTCCCGCGGCCTCGACCACGGCGCGTGGGTGCCGCTGAAGATCATGTATCCCGAGGCCGACATCCCGGTCCTGCAGATGTCGCTCCCCACCGACGACCCCTACCGTCTCCTCGCCCTCGGCGAGCGCCTCCGCCCGCTGCGCGACGAGGGCGTGCTCGTCATCGGCTCCGGCTTCCTCACCCACGGCCTGCCGTTCCTCCGCGACTTCAGCATCGACGCGAAGGCGCCGGGCTGGTCGGTCGACTTCGACCTCTGGGCCGCCGACGCGCTCTCCCGTGGCGACGTGGACGAGCTCGCGGCGTACCGCTCCAAGGCCCCCGGCATGCCCTACGCCCACCCGAGCGTCGAGCACTACACGCCGCTCTTCATCACCCTCGGCGCTGCCCTGAAGGCCGACGAGCCGGGTGACCAGCGCATCGACGGCTACTGGATGGGCCTCTCCAAGCGCTCGCTGCAGATGGCCTGA
- a CDS encoding MarR family transcriptional regulator, with translation MADAPWLDDDEMDAWLALVGVLLRLGPALDSQAQRDSGMTHFDYQVLAMLSEAPERTLAMSELAHRVNASLSRLSHVAKKLELRGWIVRRPSPTSRRVTECTLTPAGYDVLVDAAPGHVRAVRQLVFDGLDRDQVRQLTAIASTMRSNLDESDLRTLDG, from the coding sequence GTGGCGGACGCACCCTGGCTCGACGACGACGAGATGGACGCGTGGCTCGCCCTCGTGGGGGTGCTGCTGCGCCTCGGTCCGGCCCTCGACTCGCAGGCCCAGCGCGACTCGGGCATGACCCACTTCGACTACCAGGTGCTGGCGATGCTCTCCGAGGCCCCCGAGCGCACGTTGGCGATGAGCGAGCTCGCCCACCGGGTGAACGCCTCCCTCTCGCGTCTCTCGCACGTCGCGAAGAAGCTGGAGCTGCGCGGCTGGATCGTGCGCCGGCCCTCGCCGACCAGCCGCCGGGTCACGGAGTGCACGCTGACCCCGGCGGGGTACGACGTGCTCGTCGACGCCGCGCCCGGCCACGTGCGCGCCGTGCGCCAGCTCGTCTTCGACGGGCTCGACCGTGACCAGGTGCGGCAGCTCACCGCGATCGCGTCGACGATGCGCAGCAACCTCGACGAGTCCGACCTGCGCACGCTCGACGGCTGA
- a CDS encoding GNAT family N-acetyltransferase, whose product MALHTRRLGPDDTQEVLDQSLALGVEAFGPYPAHLPRPPMPEPGSWPDGVSMWATFEDAADDAGDPRMVARVRTHAYTSWWGGAAIPTCGFGGVVVAAEHRGAGLLTELFASSLREAADRGDAMSGLFPTAPGIYRKFGYEVATALDTVQVPLADLAGVRPAPSVRVRRATPADEPAIAATYDLWAREQNGPLTRRGPLFAKPKERGPAEGVTLAEERSPDGGWRAVGYVAWEREAGYGADKSLQVDDLVALTGDAARALWKVVASFSSVNGSVQLETSDPDAARLVLPSLAWQRVKSHPYMVRVLDVPGALLPRTYPVDGTAVFEVAGDVLGLVEGTWELGVVDGVASVRRVSGAEAPRLTVNGLSLLQAGAQSCANLRMLGVLDGPREHDGLLDAWFGGRQVHVRDYY is encoded by the coding sequence ATGGCCCTCCACACCCGCCGGCTCGGTCCCGACGACACCCAGGAGGTGCTCGACCAGTCGCTCGCGCTGGGGGTCGAGGCGTTCGGGCCCTACCCGGCGCACCTCCCCCGGCCGCCGATGCCGGAGCCGGGGTCGTGGCCCGACGGGGTCTCGATGTGGGCGACGTTCGAGGATGCCGCCGACGACGCCGGGGACCCGCGCATGGTCGCCCGCGTGCGCACCCACGCCTACACCTCGTGGTGGGGCGGCGCCGCGATCCCGACCTGCGGCTTCGGCGGCGTGGTCGTGGCGGCCGAGCACCGCGGCGCCGGGCTGCTCACCGAGCTGTTCGCCTCGTCGCTGCGGGAGGCCGCCGACCGGGGCGACGCCATGTCGGGGCTGTTCCCGACGGCCCCCGGCATCTACCGGAAGTTCGGCTACGAGGTCGCGACCGCGCTCGACACCGTGCAGGTCCCGCTGGCCGACCTGGCCGGGGTGCGGCCGGCGCCGTCCGTGCGGGTGCGCCGCGCGACCCCCGCCGACGAGCCGGCGATCGCCGCGACGTACGACCTCTGGGCCCGCGAGCAGAACGGGCCCCTCACCCGCCGCGGCCCGCTCTTCGCGAAGCCGAAGGAGCGCGGCCCCGCCGAGGGCGTGACGCTCGCCGAGGAGCGGTCGCCGGACGGTGGGTGGCGGGCGGTCGGGTACGTCGCGTGGGAGCGGGAGGCCGGGTACGGCGCGGACAAGTCCCTCCAGGTCGACGACCTGGTCGCGCTCACGGGCGACGCCGCCCGCGCGCTGTGGAAGGTGGTCGCGTCGTTCTCGTCGGTCAACGGGTCGGTGCAGCTCGAGACGTCGGACCCGGACGCGGCGCGCCTCGTGCTGCCGTCACTGGCGTGGCAGCGCGTGAAGTCCCACCCCTACATGGTGCGGGTGCTCGACGTGCCCGGGGCGCTGCTGCCGCGGACCTATCCCGTGGACGGGACGGCCGTGTTCGAGGTGGCCGGGGACGTGCTGGGGCTGGTCGAGGGGACCTGGGAGCTGGGGGTGGTGGACGGCGTCGCGTCGGTACGGCGCGTGTCCGGGGCCGAGGCGCCGCGGCTGACCGTCAACGGGTTGTCGCTGCTGCAGGCCGGGGCGCAGTCGTGCGCGAACCTGCGGATGCTGGGGGTGCTGGACGGGCCGCGGGAGCACGACGGGCTGCTCGACGCGTGGTTCGGGGGGCGGCAGGTGCACGTGCGGGACTACTACTGA
- the rlmB gene encoding 23S rRNA (guanosine(2251)-2'-O)-methyltransferase RlmB yields the protein MAGNSQRRGSVRKSSKGNPTAGSGGRVRRGLEGKGPTPRAEDREYHKTHKAKKAKERLAAKRSSSPRAQRKRGSGDAEWIAGRNPVVDALREGVPINALYVAEGAERDGRLREAFAEAAERTIPLLEVSRSELDRLTSGAVHQGLAARIPPYEYAHPDDLLDRADELGEPALIVALDSVTDPRNLGAVVRSAAAFGAHGVVIPERRAAGMTASAWKTSAGAAARIPVAQTVNLNRQLKAYADAGLMVVGLAAEGDVDLPALDLADGPLVVVVGSEGAGLSRLVREHCDQLVSIPMANDVESLNAGVAASVALYAVAQARLAGS from the coding sequence ATGGCGGGCAACTCCCAGCGACGCGGATCGGTCCGCAAGAGCTCGAAGGGCAACCCCACCGCGGGGTCCGGCGGGCGCGTGCGGCGTGGTCTCGAGGGCAAGGGGCCGACGCCGCGTGCCGAGGACCGCGAATACCACAAGACCCACAAGGCGAAGAAGGCCAAGGAGCGCCTCGCCGCGAAGCGCTCGTCGTCCCCGCGTGCGCAGCGCAAGCGCGGCAGCGGCGACGCGGAGTGGATCGCCGGGCGCAACCCCGTCGTCGACGCGCTCCGCGAGGGCGTGCCGATCAACGCGCTGTACGTCGCGGAGGGCGCCGAGCGCGACGGCCGGCTGCGCGAGGCGTTCGCCGAGGCCGCTGAGCGGACGATCCCGCTGCTCGAGGTGAGCCGCAGCGAGCTCGACCGCCTGACCTCCGGTGCGGTGCACCAGGGCCTGGCGGCGCGGATCCCGCCCTACGAGTACGCCCACCCCGACGACCTCCTCGACCGCGCGGACGAGCTCGGCGAGCCCGCGCTCATCGTCGCCCTCGACTCGGTGACGGACCCGCGCAACCTGGGTGCCGTCGTACGGTCGGCCGCGGCGTTCGGCGCCCACGGCGTCGTCATCCCGGAGCGACGCGCGGCGGGCATGACCGCGTCGGCGTGGAAGACCTCCGCCGGTGCGGCCGCCCGCATCCCGGTGGCGCAGACGGTGAACCTCAACCGGCAGCTGAAGGCCTACGCCGACGCCGGCCTCATGGTCGTCGGTCTCGCGGCCGAGGGCGACGTGGACCTCCCGGCCCTCGACCTCGCCGACGGCCCGCTCGTCGTGGTCGTCGGCTCCGAGGGCGCGGGCCTGTCGCGGCTCGTGCGCGAGCACTGCGACCAGCTCGTCTCGATCCCGATGGCCAACGACGTCGAGTCGCTCAACGCGGGGGTTGCGGCCTCCGTGGCGCTCTACGCCGTCGCGCAGGCGAGGCTCGCCGGCTCGTGA
- a CDS encoding metallophosphoesterase, with amino-acid sequence MTEASSAAAPALAEGRLRRRTARAVTVLGLLAAWVVIAGVVGMMLFLGSSRETVIAGHDAVVRPTLSQYAVVEPGAILPDVRLPIDSPVGVDVRLGKTEAATTEELVSRYAFIASQPDAQIAKVTDLVTDMAISAALRGAVAGAVPVALWLLLGARRRRELVRGAVSRRGLASGTALAVAVALVWQPWDGDDVTTGEAQDEDDTWITLADFLGPEVPLPAEAASLELRSDVTTTQSRRLIESAVSTYDTSLTFYSAAVDKVDDLELRQPEDDETVVVFVTDRHDNIGMDPVARAIGDAAGATAVFDGGDDTSTGQPWEAFSLDSVQRAFSDYDRWSVIGNHDHGDFVGDYLGDLGWVRLDGSVVDGPGDSTLMGIDDPRSSGLGNWRDEPGLTFDEVRDRITEDACASEERINTLLVHDASLGRDALSAGCVDLVIGGHIHVRSGPTPVEGENGEIGYTFTAGTTGGAAYAIAVGSKPRRQAETTLITYRDGRPVGMQWVILQPNGRFDVGEYVPLEYAAGDVEQPIEPTAPTGPTDVVPLEDGDGGDAATGDGSETQAP; translated from the coding sequence GTGACCGAGGCGTCCTCCGCCGCTGCGCCCGCTCTCGCTGAGGGGCGGCTCCGCCGCCGTACGGCGCGGGCCGTCACCGTCCTCGGACTGCTGGCCGCGTGGGTGGTCATCGCCGGCGTCGTCGGGATGATGCTCTTCCTCGGCAGCAGCCGGGAGACGGTGATCGCGGGCCACGACGCGGTGGTGCGGCCGACGCTCTCGCAGTATGCCGTCGTCGAACCGGGCGCGATCCTGCCCGACGTGCGGCTGCCGATCGACAGCCCCGTCGGGGTCGACGTGCGCCTCGGCAAGACGGAGGCGGCGACGACGGAGGAACTGGTGTCGCGGTATGCGTTCATCGCCTCCCAGCCCGATGCCCAGATCGCGAAGGTGACGGACCTCGTCACCGACATGGCGATCTCCGCGGCGTTGCGCGGGGCGGTCGCAGGCGCCGTACCGGTCGCCCTCTGGCTGCTGCTCGGCGCGCGGCGGCGTCGCGAGCTGGTGCGCGGCGCGGTGAGCCGTCGCGGCCTGGCGTCGGGGACGGCGCTGGCGGTCGCCGTGGCTCTCGTGTGGCAGCCGTGGGACGGCGACGACGTGACCACGGGGGAGGCCCAGGACGAGGACGACACCTGGATCACGCTGGCCGACTTCCTCGGCCCCGAGGTCCCGCTCCCCGCGGAGGCAGCGTCGCTGGAGCTGCGCTCCGACGTGACGACGACGCAGTCGCGGCGTCTCATCGAGAGCGCGGTGTCGACCTACGACACGTCGCTGACGTTCTACTCCGCGGCCGTCGACAAGGTGGACGACCTCGAGCTGCGGCAGCCGGAGGACGACGAGACGGTGGTCGTGTTCGTGACCGACCGCCACGACAACATCGGCATGGACCCGGTCGCCCGCGCCATCGGTGACGCGGCCGGCGCGACCGCGGTGTTCGACGGCGGCGACGACACGTCGACCGGGCAGCCGTGGGAGGCGTTCTCGCTCGACTCGGTGCAGCGGGCGTTCTCCGACTACGACCGCTGGTCGGTCATCGGCAACCACGACCACGGCGACTTCGTGGGCGACTACCTGGGTGACCTCGGGTGGGTGCGCCTCGACGGCTCCGTCGTGGACGGCCCGGGTGACTCGACGCTGATGGGCATCGACGACCCACGCTCCTCGGGGCTGGGCAACTGGCGCGACGAGCCGGGCCTGACCTTCGACGAGGTGCGCGACCGGATCACCGAGGATGCCTGCGCGTCGGAGGAGCGGATCAACACGCTGCTCGTGCACGACGCCTCGCTGGGCCGCGACGCCCTGTCGGCCGGCTGTGTCGACCTGGTGATCGGCGGCCACATCCACGTGCGCTCCGGGCCGACGCCGGTCGAGGGCGAGAACGGGGAGATCGGCTACACGTTCACGGCGGGCACGACCGGCGGTGCCGCTTATGCGATCGCCGTCGGCAGCAAGCCACGGCGTCAGGCGGAGACGACGCTCATCACGTACCGCGACGGGCGGCCGGTCGGGATGCAGTGGGTGATCCTGCAGCCCAACGGGCGGTTCGACGTGGGGGAGTACGTGCCGCTGGAGTACGCCGCGGGGGACGTCGAGCAGCCGATCGAGCCGACCGCGCCGACGGGGCCGACGGATGTGGTGCCGTTGGAGGATGGTGACGGCGGGGATGCCGCGACGGGAGACGGGTCGGAGACGCAGGCGCCGTAG